The Hevea brasiliensis isolate MT/VB/25A 57/8 chromosome 1, ASM3005281v1, whole genome shotgun sequence DNA segment ATCGGTTCCAACTCTGACTCTCAACCATCAAAAATTCAAGAACCCACAAGTCAGCCGCCGCCTCAACACTACCATGATTGTCTCTGATCCAGCTGCACCACCATGTCGAATATTGCTTTGCAAAAAGTTGAAACTACAGAGATGATATTTTTTTTACTGGCTTCTTGTATAATGAGCACCGTAATAAGTTGGTAATCACATACCTAAACTATTTGAGTTTTACTTGCCTTTCACACGCCTAAATTTATTTCAAGACTTACTAAACATATGaacttaaaaaattcataaatattaaaCACAAATTTGCACAGAAGAAATATTTGAGAAACACGCTCAAGGACATGTACATTTAATGCAAAATGTCCTTAACAGGATGTTAGGTGTTTTCAATACCAAAGGAAAAATTATAACATTTGTAGAGGAGAAGAAGtagaggaaaaagaagaagaaaagaagaaagaagaagatgtTGAGAGTTGTAGCGAGGAGGCTCTCTACCAGGCTGGCTTGGCAATCGTGTGGTAGAATCTGATCAATGACAGTGATTCTTCCTCATTGGTCGATTTTAAATCCAAAGCCTTGAATGATTACTTTGCTTTCCGGCCTCATTTCCATCTTCCTCACAAAGGTTTCTCTTCTGAATCACTCAACCCAAGAAAGGAAGACAACTTTTCTTCGGATATTCCAACAGCAGTGGTAGTTGTTAAGAACTCCACTTCAAAGATAGTTTATGAGTATAATCATAAGTATTTCCCTCCAAGTGACCCCAGCAAGTGAGCATTTGCCTATTTTGTCCTTACTAATGGCTCGTTTGTCTATGCTTCATTTATCCGTCTCCTTATCctcaaggttttttttttatatatataaaaaaaaaaaagcagtatCACCCTTGACAGGCATGGAATTGGCCATCAAGAAGACTAATAGATATCCCTATAATTATAAAGGAGACTAAGAAAAATGGTGTTGTGAATTGAAGTTAAGAGTTGTTTTTTGGATTAAGAACCTCTAACAACAATTGATGCAATCTGCACAATCGATTAGCCCACTGTTCTGCAAGTGAAAGCTTGTACTCATACAAGATAACCTACAAGGCAAACCTAGTCAGATTGGACAGTCAGCATGATTATCCCTATAAATTCATCCAAACTCCAAAAGTTATTGCATGGGTAGACAATGACTGAAACATGTGTAacaaaaacaaaaataattgtaagAAAACATAGAAGAAAGGACAATGCAGTGAAACCATCATTACTGCCAGCTTGGGACGATATTTGGAAAAAGAAGTGCACAAAAAGAATCTGTTCAAATGCACCCGATTCAAAATTCAATGAATTGTTAGCAAAGAATATATCATTTATATCATGTTAATAGCAATGTCACCAAATATATCATTTATATCATGTTAACGGTAATATCACCAACCGTtcaaatcatttatataatggttATGGAGGATGGTTTTGTCAATGCCATGGTTCACATTACGTTATTTGATAGGATTCGCAAGGGACTAGCACCATACAATATGGAGGTGCCTACTTGCACCTTTTTGGATGAGAACAAGTTACTAATAAATGTAAATGCTAATGATATATAAAGCCTAAAACATATTGGTTTCCTAGAATAGAGTATAAGAGAGTAGTATATTGCGTTTACCATGTAAAGCTTCTActagtatatattttattttgaccTTCGGGTTTCAGCATGGACACGATGTATAAAAAAGAGACTAAGTGTTGATAATCAAAGAGGGGAAAAAGAAGAAggtgagaagaaaaagaaaaagatgcatGCGGAAAGAGAGTTAAAGAGAGAAGTGAAAGAAAAAAGGGCTTCACTTTAAGGAAGAAGGAAAGTACAAGGCCACGAGATAACAAATACCTTAACTCACTTCTTATGGCATGGAAACACGATATGTGCTAACTAtgcaattttttgtttaattgtaaTGACTTTTTAAATTTAGGTTTTTAATAAGTCACCAGAGTTTAATAAGCAAAATTCAAATAGTTCAGGTGTATTTGGCCTAATAAGTTTATTTCCTCAAGAATTCAAAGATGGGAATCCAATTCTAACCATCTTCAAGGGCCAGGCCTCCATATTTCATGCCTTTGTGATTTGCATCATCCTTTCCTCTATTTGATGACTGAAAACAAGACTGCTAAATTCTGCAAGTACTACTCAATATTTTCCATGATATTAGCTTTACCGATGCTTCTCTATGCTTTGTTTTTGGATGGCCTCAAGTGGGTTTCTTCTGGAAAACAATTATGGCAGAATAGAATTGAAATCAGGTGAAACAAAGATAAAAATAATACCTAGTACCCATATTGCATCTGCAAATTATGTTTCAGGTGTAAGAGCTATTAACTAAAGGTAACCAATCCCACTATCCACCATCCAAAGAAGGCAGTTGGATTGAATCCAAAGGGAAAATCAGAGAAGAAATTACtgcttttttcaaaaaaaataaaaaaattatagcaGTTCAAATATAATAGGGGAAAGTAAAGTTACCGCCCTTTGCCTTACATTGTGACTCCTGAAATCAACCGAGCTTTGCTTACTCCAATCTCAGATGTGGAGATTCAACAGGCTGTTTTTGATATGGGTGTTATGAAAGCTACGGGTCCATATAGTTTTGCAGGCATCATCTTTTAGCAAAATTGGAAAGTTGTAGGAAGGTATATTTGTAATGCTGTTTGAAGATTTTTTTGAAAATGGGTTTATGTTAAAAGAGCTTAATAGAACAAATATTGTATTCATTCCAAAATGTAAAAGCGTTGTTTCTATCAATCAATACAATCTTGGATGAATTTGTTGATATCGCAGGACCAAGCTGCTTTCATTCCTTCAAGGGACATTCAGGATAACATAGTGGTGGCACATGAGGCTTTTCCATCATCTGAGGACAACCAATCACAAGTCTCCGTGGCTATAAAACTCATATGCATAAGGCCTAAGGTCTATGACCATGTGGAATGGTCCTTTCTCAATCAAACTTTTCTTCGCTCTTTCTTTGACCCGACTTGGGTGAACCTAGTCGTGCAGTCACCACAATCAGCTTCTCCATCTGGTCCATGGCGGCCCTACTCAGCAATTTTACCCTTCTAGAGTTCTTCAGCAAGGTGATCCTTTATCacctttatttttatttatctggCAAGTTTTGTCTTCTCTTATTAATAGAGCCAAGCAACAAAGGATCAATAAAGGTATGAAGTTGTCAAGATACTCTCCTACTTTCATCAATGTCTTGTTTGCTGATAACACTATGCTATTTGTCACAGCCACTCGTTCAGAAGCTGAAGCTATTAAGGAGACCCTGGATCCTTAGCTACCGGGCAAAGAATCAATTGCCACAAGCTAGCATCCTTTTTAGCCACTCGTTCAGAATGCTTGCGCTAGTAAATCCCGGTCTATGGGAGATTCAAGCCGCTGTCCATACCATCCGATCTATGATTCTCCCCTTTTTGATAATGTTTCGTTTTCTCAAGTTAGCAAGAAAGCTAACAATGCTGCTGATGATTCTTTGCCGTGTAATTGGATTGTAAACGCTCCCCAGGAGCTGCGCTTTGCCTGTACTCCCGACTTTCCTAGTGCTTTTCAATGCAACATTCAGCATTTTCCAAACAACCAAAAAAAGAGCTTGCTTTTATTTCGCATGAAAATTTTGCTTTTCTTCTCGTTTGAATACTTGGCCTTCTTTTTTTTCTCTGTAATTTATGGTCTAATGTAAATGGTGACATGCTATGGTTTATGTAGAGAATAATTTGTCGTTATTTCAAGTTTCTATGGTCGCTCAAAATTTGCTTGATGAAATGCTGCTGAGAAGATAGTAGTTATTGTCAAATTGGCAAAAGAATTAAATCTAGGAGATGCGAAATTTTATGCTCTAGTGAATCATTACACATGAAATGGAAGTGGAAACAGAATTGAAGTGCAACTCAAATCAGCAACAGGTAAGCTCAAGTTTTCCCAGTGTTCATTCTTAAGCCCCTTATCTTACTAAGACCTATATGCTTCTTCATTTCATATCAAACAAGTTAGATATAGAATGAACCGTACAATATAGCAATTGTCTTCAAATATTCTGATTACCCAAGAGATGGCCAAACAAAATTTTCATACCCCTGCATAAGCTGTCATCACAAAATAAGCTGAAGATAATATCTACTAAATGACACTACCACTTGAATTTTAAGTATTCTGATACAAGGGAAGTGAGACTGAAAAAACCAAGTTTCACATTTCCCCTAAAGAAGATATGCAGCCATGTTGGAGATTTCAGTATGAAAAGACTTGAATGATACATGATCCAGCAAATCTTTTCTGATTGTCAAACAGAATTAGTTGCAAAAGCAACATGCAACTTCGTTTCAAAATCTGATGCTTCGACTAATTCCTGTGTTGATTCCAGACAATTCGCCACCGTAAGGACCAATAGGTTTCTTGATCTGCTGCACTTATCCTTTACGTCATTTCACTTGTTTATCATGCTTTGTCTACAGATACATGGAGAGAGGGCCAGGtaaataactcaatgtagcatgtaaaagaaaatataatagtaTTAAGCAGTTTTCACATTACCCTGTATTTCTTCCTTGGATTTTTCAAGTCTTTTTTCCGTGGACGGGTCAGACCTTTGTTCTTCTCAATCTGATGTAATTTGgcaaaatagaaaaagaaaatgatatcTATGAGTTCAATCAAGATAGGGAATGGTTAATACAAGTAGGTGAAAATAAGGCTTTCTCACCTGGTAAGTGATTTGCCGTTTTCCATCAACGATTTCAGGCAAAGATGGGACTGTTGGGTTCCTGCAGAAGAGGTATATTTGCAGAGAATGTCAATTTCTAGCAAAGGCAAGTACCTTAAGGTTTTAATTTgagttgttaaaaagaaattctaATAACACAGGTGATAAACAAAATGACACAAGCCCATCCATCCAAACATAATTGAAAAAGAACTTTGATACGTCAGATTGTGCCTCATAGTGAACACCTGTAAACCAACACATTGTGGATAATgcacaataatattttatatggcaCACAAGACACCATGTGTAAACAAACCTTTTATAGATTTTAGCTTTAGCGGCTATTTTTGCATCCCTCTTTTCCTTTGTTTCTTTGTAGAATTCATCTTCTGAAACTCCTGCATCACCATCCTCCTCCATGTCAGAGGCTTCATCAGTCTCAAGTGCACCAAGTTCATTTACAGCATCATCCTCAGACTTGATTCCAGCACCGGCCAACACTTTGAGCTCATGTTTCCTTCTTCTTTCTCCAATGTCATCTCTCTTAGGTACATCATCATCACCAGAAATGACCTTCCCCCAATACAAAGAGAAAAAAAAGGGTTATACACAAATGTGACCTTAACATCTCATTCAAAGAGCATCAGGAGAAAGAAGAAACTCCTAAATTTCAGTTTCAGCAACAATTacagatttaaatataatttaggaGAAAGAAACCAGCATCATACACATGTATCAGAAACATTTCAACTTTCATAGATATTTACtagtaaaaataaattcaatgtcTTTTTCTGTAAGCTGTAAAACTATGTGGAGCAATCAATATGCTCTCAATTAGATGACAGGCTTGAAGACGAATTCCTCATAAGAGTAATTATTAGACATCGATCATAGCACTCTCAAAATAGATAAGGAAGAATCAAGTTTGAGAGTGTGTACCTTCGATTTATTTGGTTTAGCAGAAACAAGCTGTGAGAGTTTATTTGAACTCAACATTCTCAATCCATGATTTCCTTTCTCAGCATCTAAAGTATCATCATCGAAATCATCATATGTTTGAAATTGTCTGTTGAAATCCAAAATGCATGGGTTAGTCCTCACAAAGTCAAAAGTCAAAACTATAGTAAATTAGGGAGTGCAGACAAAACTAGTACCCATCCACTGATTTTGCACGTTTCTTTGCTTTCTTAAGCTTTGGAGCAAAGGAACTAAAAACTCCATCCtgttttaatttttcttcaagtgcAGCTCTTGCTTTTAACATTTCCATGCTTTGGAAACCAACTTGATCAATCTGCCAATATTGATAGTACATTGTTAGTAAGTGGCACCCACTTGCGAAAGAAcactaaatggaaaatataatgCAAACAATGGTTTGCAATCAAGACTTCACCTTGCGTTTATGTTTTTTCTCTTTGTTCACATGATCCTCTGAAGCCTCCTTTTTTACCAACTCATGAGTGCTACAACGCTGTAGTATGAAAAGGAGAAATCAAATTAAATGATAAACAAACAAAAGATGATTAAACAAGAATTGCATTTTATAACACCTCCGCTGGTTCTTTTGCATCAGGTTCAGCTGAGGCAAGAAAAGAGCTATAATCTTTTCTGACAGATTCAGATGCAAGTGCAGGTGCAACACTCCCAGTGATTTTATTTTTCTCTGTTTCAGCCTCAGAATTTTTCTTCAGAAACTCCTCAATTTCTGATGGAAGATTCCCATCAAGCTGTTTCACCTGTTGAGAGTAACACAATACTAAGTTGTAAGATGTGAGAGAAACCTCTTAAATAATTGCAACTGTAGAGTCCACACCTCACAATGTTAGAGGAATTGATTTCAACAAAATAAATACATGATAATTTATTATTCAATGCAAGTGTAGCATTTAGTTTCGCCAAGAAATAATACCTTCAATCAACATGAGTAGAAAAGATAAATCCAAAAGGCTAAAAGCTAAAAAAGTCTAGTTATTAAACACCAAATTGAAGATGGGTCCTTGCCAATATTTTAAAAACATCAATATTTCATGGGAAATCCCCTCCCAGAGCTCTAATTCATTTGACATTATAACCCATGACTATAAAATGAACAAGTTAATACAAGTGAATTATTCCTCTGCGATGAACAAGCAGCATTATGCATGTCACACTTGTCAATACACAGAGGAACACGGACACATCTGAAAAAGAGAAATCAATTGACATTCAATGAAAAACCAATTTAGTTTTTCTAAGGAGAACAGTAAACCTTATCTAATAAGCCCTTGATCTCTACAAGACGAGCTATAACAGGATGATCACGGACTGGATGTCCTTCAGACTTGAGAAGAAGATAGAATGTTATGGCTTGGCAGTAGGACAGTAACAGAAGCTGCTTCACCTCCAAATAGCGTACTCCACCTTCCAGTATAATTCCACCCATTTTAACCTACAGAAAGCATAAAAACATTATGCTGATCATAAAGACATCAATAAGATGCAACATCATAATCCCCAAGAGAAACACACAATATGGTAGAAAATATATAATGAGAAACAGCAGTTATGACAAGGAAATAAAAACTCAGTTGTACAGctttagtatacatgattggatACAGCCGAGCAATGGTAATGAGTAGGGTAACTGCGAAAATCACTCTACCCGAATTCAAACCTGATTATCATTCTAAATACCCAAATCCATCTCAATCCCAATTAAAATTCATCTTAAATTACTAGAACCTGTCCCAAACCCGATTACTATCACCTGAATAATGCTTGAACCCATTTaactttatataattaaattaataatctacataaaatatattttttatctctaatttatattttaaaaattcaataattcTATTATTTAAAAGTTCAGTatattttaaattctatttatttaaaatataatatatataaataaacggGTACTTAACATATAAAACTAgaactcaacctaaacatgacACGGGTATTATTTTTCAAAACTGAACCCATCTCAAACTCGATTGTATGCTATCTAAACCCATCCTAATAGGTTTTGGTCGGGTATCCGAAAATACCCGACCCGTTGCCATCATACAAGAAAGTAAGACAAAAGCttgaataagaagaagaaggaagaatacCATGCTTAATAGAGGATTAACTCTACTTTCAAGTTCTTCAAGTGCATCGTTTAGCTCAGAAAGCAAACCTACTAATTCTGGCGCAGAACTGTACCAAAAGATATTAACCAACATATGGAATATCATAGTTGAGGAAAATAGGAAACACATCTAAAACATGAAATTGGAAGCATTGCATAGAAAAATCTgaaaaccattaacatattatgAGCATATGTACAATACACCAGTCTTCCATATGCTAGATAAAGATTATGGGAAACAACATCTAGCAAAGCCAAAGAGGACCACAGACAAGTAGATGGAAAAATTAAAAGCCGATCCATTACCAACAAGCCATTGAAAAGATACAATGAACTCTTTCAAGCTTTGGGTGGCAACCAAATATGCCAAACGATAAAATGGGGGATTATATGGATATGACGGATCTGACCAATTAATAACTCCAAAAAACTGAAACCAACACTGATATTATAGTATATCCCGTCAAATCCTAAATTCTGCAATTACACCAAAATAGACAGAAATTTAAACAAACGAAATGCCTTGtagaccaaaaaaaaaatgtttccTATTCTACGTATGATGACCTATGCATTGTCATCCTCTTTAAATTTCTAACAACATGTGTAGTTATGTCAGAGTGAAATCAGACATAGGCTTAAATGCCTTGGCTAAATCCAAGCAAGCTAGAATCCCTACACTGTAAAAGAAAACCTTTGAATTCTATGGAGCCAATTCGTTGCTGCCCATCTAATACGAACTTAGGAGAAACACACCCCAAAAGCTAACTGTTGAGGTTGGAGAGCCCAAGTCCATATATGCCCCATATAAAAATCCCACACTGGGAAGATCGTAACATTCCCCCACACTTTGTAACCCTGATGCCCATGCAGGCTAGCTTTGCACTAGCTTAACCGGCCAAGCATTGTGAAcggatttaaaaaaaataatgctAGAAAGCCAATTATTCAACTCATTCCAAAATCTAAAGTGATGAAGAATATTTTTACTTCTGATCAAGCCTATGTTTGTGTTGTTTTCGTCTTCATAGTAATTAGATATTTGAAAATTGTTGACTTTCATCAATTTAGTTAGATAGTACTAATATTTGTATGCGTGCAAATATACACATGCATGTGAAGAACCATAAAATATTGATATCACAAAAGAACAAGTGAATGTGTAAATTTAAGTGAAAAAGTTTTACCTATACACAACTTCCATTTGTTCCTCTCTAGACAAAGCATTCAAATCCTTTCGAACCTCAAAAGTCTCCACATTATCCACAACTTCTTTGAGCAATGAATCTTTTGCTTTGCTTTTTCCTTTAACTGAAAGTTCCTGCACAATAAATACACCTTGTCATGATTCACTTTTAGCTAATAAAACTTACAATTGTATAtgtttcaataacatgaaacaaCATCGTCAAATTAACAAGAAAACAAGAAGTTCACCTCCATGGTTAATTCCCTATTGCTCTCATCATCACCAAAATTTTCAAGCCCAAAGTCTTCCATGGATAAATTCTTTGACTTTTCCCTCTGCATTCTCAAAATctcttcctcctcttctttaagTGCCTCATCATCACTTGAGTCTCCCTACAAAATAACATCAACCAATACTTTAAAACATTGTTATTCCAAACAAAAATCAAAGAATCCTAGTGCTTTAAAAAAAGGGGAAAACAATGCATATAAAGACATGAGTATATATCTTCGACATGGAAATATAAGTTAACCGAAAAGACAATAGATAGGTACTCGATAGGTACCAAAGAGGAATGGGGAACGGAATGGGGGATGGGGAAGGAGATATTAACAATGACACTTTGTGCTTATATCCTCACCTCATAGTCGTGACCGCCATAGTACTGTGGTTTTTTCACACCCCATACTTCCTTCTTGTCTACATCATTTACTTCCTCATCATCATGAATTTCATCATCAATTGCACCAAATTTCTCTTTGAAATATTTTTGTTGCTTTCTGACTGCAAAAAATTAGTAGTATATtcattgaaaatttaccaactatGCAGTCCAGACAATTATAAGAACTCACATAAGCAAAAAGAAAAACTAGTACTTGAAACAttgatatgtaaaaaaaaaaaaaaaactagtcaaCCAAAAAATTTAAGCTCATTTTGTCCTAAAGATGTTTTATGAGCGGCAAGAGAAAGCAGCAGTAGGAACTGGTAGACCTACTCACTTTTAAGTCCAATCTAACATGTTGCTCAAGCTATTAATGCAATAAGAGTTACCATTCAACAATTGAACAACACCCACCAAATAAAGCATGCAAATTGATTTATAAAAAACAAAATAATACAGAACTCTTTTCAGTAACATTGATTAACACAAAGAACTCAAGCTTATTTTGCTTACAGAATTCGCCCACAATATTTTgaacttaaaaagaaaaaaaggtgaAAAGATTTCAAATTATTGTACTTACTTTTTGCAGCAAATTGAGTATCCTGAGCATCGTcatcatcttcatcatcatcctcatcatcaccctcatcatcatcatcatcatcaatatCCTGTAAACAATATTACTTACTAttaacattaatttaaaaaaaaatctgtaTCCAGTAATTGAACTTAATTCCGTATTAAGTAGACAGACCATACTAACCAAACAAAAATACATTAATAGCTAGTAATCATATGTTACAGAATGATAATTAAGGGAAAACCAAAACCTCATCATCAAAAACTGGCTCCTCTTCATCATCAATTGATTCCCCATCATCATCGTTTAAATCCAGTGGAATAATATCCCTCTGCTTGTGAACTGCAGGCATCCAGAAAAATAAACATACATAATCTGTATTTTTATGAACTATAACTTTTGCAGTGAGGAGAAAAGATATTCAAAAAATGTGTAGAAATTGGGTAGCAATACATTTAAAGGCAATGAACTTAACATGAATTAGCTTACAAAATAGATTTTCAGAATTCCATAAAAACAAAACGAACAAAGTCCATGAACTGAACGAGAAATAAAATAAAGACAGACAAAACATATAGGTATATGCATAAATTATATTGATATTGAAAGAGACAAAAATCAGTGAAAAAGAGATAGTTACAAGCATCAATTTCATCCTGCATGTCTTCTGGGTGAACATATCGATGACGAGAACTTGGTTTAGAGTTCCTGTTATCCTTCTTTTGATTCCTTCCTCTCTTTGCCATTGCTTAACAACCCAGGAAACAACAACTGCAATGGAAACGAAAACATGGGTATAAAATTCTCAGCTACTAGAATAGATTGAAAGAGACAGGAGAAAGTTAAAACAATGAAAAAGATTATTTACCCTGCAGAACACAGAAAAGGAATAAAACCTATCTTCGAATCAGGACGTTCTTAGAATAGAAAATCTTCAAAAACTCATTCCCAAAATCAGTTTTATTCAGCTTAGAGCAATTAGGTTTTAAGGGTTTAGCGTTAGGTCGGTCGGTTTTAGGGTAtattaaatcgaaccaaattaaTCAAACCGATATAATAAAAACCAAACCGAAATAATAAAAACCAAATAGACCGAAAACGATTAAATCCGGTTTCTTTCATTAACCACACTTGATttgatcatcaaaatcaataaagaAAAACTGAGTTTAAACAAAACAGGAAAAGTGGAGAATTGAGATGCAACCGCAGGTACTCTGTATTATTAAATCAACAATTCAAAACCCACCGTACAGAGCTTCACAtagaaacaaaaataaaataaaataaaaaacctGTCAGCTGTAATATGAACACAAAGATATGTTAACTGAAAAGTGAAAATTCGAGTACTCACCAGCGAGGAGCACCGACAAGTTGCTTCAGTGATGCGGCTTCGATGAGCAGCGCAAGGTTGAGGGCAGGCGACGTTGTGTTGTGCTGCGGCGACAAGTTGCTTCAGTGCTGTGGCTTAAAAGAGGAATGGGAAGAAGAGAAGACAGTGAAGGGGAGAAAGAGACTTCTAAAATCAATCGTcatataaatagataaataaatattttattaaatgatgGAGTACAtgtacttataaaaaaaattattttttttaattcttttatcaaaaaaaaataaattaaaatatcatataaactattatattattataaagagagcaattttttattatttttaaaaatctctttattttatttgaaactaGTGAAATACCcgcgttaatatatatatatatatatatatatatatatatatatatatatatatattattttttaattaaaaaaatttaatattattatttaaaattttaaaatattaataataaattttaattaaatatgttaataattaccctcaaataaataaatttaataaccataaattttttttaatgaccataaattattcttcatatataataaaaatacaattattttaaaataataaaaataaaattaaagtaaattaaattttattaaatgcataaaagaagagaaaaaattttaaatattaatttttcttcaaaataaatataactcttaattttattgcaattaactttttaaattaaaaattaagaacatAATAACATGTGATAATTATAGTTAGTAATTATATTATAtctgtttaaaaaatatataaaatacttAATAttgatttttctctttttaaaaattaaaaattaataaatagtcATTACATTTAATAATTTGacatgtttaaaaaaaattaatcattaatttctcataaaaatttaaatatgtttGATTCTAATTTAGAgcaaatattttaaagaaaattaaactttTAGTTATAGTAATAATTTGATGATCATTATAATATtagttgaattttaaaattaaatgtcttGAGTTGTTAaattattagcaattaaatactaaatttaattatagtaaatatgttaaaaaatatttcattttccttttaaaTAACTATCAttgactttttaaattaaaaaatagaaacctgtaataaataataattatatttaataatcaatatttttttattatttaaatttaaaagatcaaattaattaagaatcgtatttaaaaataaaattatataataattatatattgtaACTGTTTAAGaaatatagaaaaaaatttatcaataaatttaattaaaaattactacttgctataaatatgataaatttaaaatcctatctcttcttgaatttgttttataaaatcCGAATAACCTCTTCATCAGAAAGCGAACATGAAATATACATAAATTAGCATATGTGTGTTCAttgagtataattaataaattaatataattaactcttaatttttcttatctctAATTAAATTAAGTTTTTCTATATATttgtaatgataataataataataatagctacttattataatattaaaatgtaataattatataatttgtatcttacatgtacataattaggaaattaataatttaatcataatttatagaaattgtatcattaattaatttttctaaataataataaaataatataacataacatgataaatattaactaaattaataatattaattatttattaatatactataaaaaatatcaaaaaaataatgaaaattgaatattaatataaatttattgtttaccataactatgaaaataaatttttatttcatttcagtttttcataatttattttatatagcattcaatatataattaaaaatatgtctattttaaataaatactaaaataagataaataaaaataatataacatcaaagtaaattaaaaattattaaatatataa contains these protein-coding regions:
- the LOC110634865 gene encoding protein THALLO, which gives rise to MAKRGRNQKKDNRNSKPSSRHRYVHPEDMQDEIDAFHKQRDIIPLDLNDDDGESIDDEEEPVFDDEDIDDDDDDEGDDEDDDEDDDDAQDTQFAAKIRKQQKYFKEKFGAIDDEIHDDEEVNDVDKKEVWGVKKPQYYGGHDYEGDSSDDEALKEEEEEILRMQREKSKNLSMEDFGLENFGDDESNRELTMEELSVKGKSKAKDSLLKEVVDNVETFEVRKDLNALSREEQMEVVYSSAPELVGLLSELNDALEELESRVNPLLSMVKMGGIILEGGVRYLEVKQLLLLSYCQAITFYLLLKSEGHPVRDHPVIARLVEIKGLLDKVKQLDGNLPSEIEEFLKKNSEAETEKNKITGSVAPALASESVRKDYSSFLASAEPDAKEPAERCSTHELVKKEASEDHVNKEKKHKRKIDQVGFQSMEMLKARAALEEKLKQDGVFSSFAPKLKKAKKRAKSVDGQFQTYDDFDDDTLDAEKGNHGLRMLSSNKLSQLVSAKPNKSKVISGDDDVPKRDDIGERRRKHELKVLAGAGIKSEDDAVNELGALETDEASDMEEDGDAGVSEDEFYKETKEKRDAKIAAKAKIYKRNPTVPSLPEIVDGKRQITYQIEKNKGLTRPRKKDLKNPRKKYRTKHDKQVK